The following coding sequences are from one Mycobacterium bourgelatii window:
- the qcrB gene encoding cytochrome bc1 complex cytochrome b subunit produces MIAVSLNLVDTAARQAREIDTRYHPSAALRRQLNKVFPTHWSFLLGEIALYSFIVLLITGVYLTLFFDPSMAEVTYNGVYQPLRGVEMSRAYESALDISFEVRGGLLVRQIHHWAALMFAAAIMVHLARVFFTGAFRRPREANWVIGSLLLILAMFEGYFGYSLPDDLLSGIGLRAALSSITLGFPVIGTWLHWALFGGDFPGTALIPRLYALHVLLLPGIMLVLIGLHLALVWFQKHTHFPGPGRTEHNVVGVRVMPVFAIKSGAFFAGIVGILGLMGGLLQINPIWNLGPYRPSHVAAGTQPDFYMMWPEGLMRLWPAWELYIGHHTVPAVVAVALIMGLVFVLLTIYPFLERRFTGDRAHHNLLQRPRDVPVRTSIGAMAISFYLVLTLAAMNDVIALQFQVSLNATTWIGRIGMVVLPPLVYWITYRWCIALQRSDRAVLEHGVETGIIKRLPQGAYLEMHQPLGGVDERGRPIPLEYQGAPVPKRMNKLGIGGKPGSGLLHADPAHEDATLTEARHAAERRSLTALR; encoded by the coding sequence ATGATCGCCGTGAGCCTCAACTTGGTGGATACCGCCGCTCGACAGGCCCGCGAAATCGACACGCGCTATCACCCGTCGGCCGCGCTTCGGCGTCAGCTGAACAAGGTGTTTCCGACGCACTGGTCGTTTCTGCTCGGCGAGATCGCGCTGTACAGCTTCATCGTCCTGCTGATCACCGGTGTCTACCTGACGCTGTTCTTCGATCCGTCGATGGCCGAGGTCACCTACAACGGCGTCTACCAACCGCTGCGCGGGGTTGAGATGTCGCGCGCATACGAGTCGGCACTCGACATTTCGTTCGAGGTGCGAGGTGGCTTGTTGGTACGCCAAATTCACCACTGGGCGGCGCTGATGTTCGCCGCGGCGATCATGGTGCACCTGGCGCGCGTCTTTTTCACCGGTGCGTTTCGTCGTCCGCGTGAAGCCAACTGGGTCATCGGTTCACTGCTGTTGATTCTGGCCATGTTCGAGGGTTACTTCGGTTACTCGTTGCCCGATGACCTGCTGTCGGGTATCGGTCTGCGGGCGGCGTTGTCGTCAATCACTTTGGGATTTCCGGTAATTGGAACTTGGTTGCACTGGGCGCTGTTCGGTGGCGACTTCCCGGGCACGGCGTTGATCCCGCGGCTTTACGCGCTGCATGTCCTGCTGCTGCCCGGGATCATGCTGGTGCTCATCGGGTTGCACCTGGCTTTGGTGTGGTTCCAGAAGCACACCCACTTTCCCGGACCCGGCCGAACCGAGCACAACGTCGTCGGTGTGCGGGTCATGCCGGTGTTCGCGATCAAGTCCGGCGCCTTCTTCGCCGGCATCGTCGGCATCTTGGGCCTGATGGGCGGGCTGCTGCAGATCAATCCGATTTGGAATCTGGGACCCTACCGGCCGTCACACGTGGCCGCGGGCACCCAGCCGGACTTTTACATGATGTGGCCGGAAGGGTTGATGCGGCTATGGCCGGCTTGGGAGCTCTACATCGGACATCACACGGTCCCGGCGGTGGTTGCGGTCGCCTTGATCATGGGACTGGTCTTCGTCCTGCTGACGATCTATCCGTTCTTGGAGAGACGGTTCACCGGTGACCGGGCCCACCACAATCTGCTGCAGCGACCGCGGGACGTGCCGGTGCGCACTTCCATTGGGGCCATGGCGATTTCGTTCTACCTGGTGCTAACACTGGCGGCGATGAACGACGTCATCGCGCTGCAGTTCCAAGTCTCGCTGAACGCGACGACGTGGATCGGCCGCATCGGCATGGTGGTGTTGCCGCCGCTGGTCTACTGGATCACATATCGGTGGTGCATCGCCCTGCAGCGCAGCGACCGAGCGGTGCTCGAGCATGGGGTGGAGACCGGCATCATCAAGCGCCTCCCGCAGGGGGCCTACCTCGAGATGCACCAGCCCCTAGGTGGGGTGGACGAACGGGGACGCCCGATCCCGCTCGAGTACCAAGGGGCGCCGGTGCCCAAGCGCATGAACAAGCTCGGCATTGGCGGGAAGCCCGGTTCGGGCCTGCTCCACGCTGATCCGGCCCACGAGGACGCCACGCTGACCGAGGCCAGGCATGCCGCCGAGCGCCGCAGCCTCACCGCGCTGCGCTAG
- the acpS gene encoding holo-ACP synthase AcpS, which yields MGIVGVGIDLVSIPDFAEQVDQPGTVFSETFTPGERRDASDKSSSAARHLAARWAAKEAVIKAWSGSRFAQRPVLPEDIHRDIEVVTDMWGRPRVRLSGEIAKHLADVTIHVSLTHEADTAAAVAILEAP from the coding sequence ATGGGCATCGTCGGTGTCGGGATAGACCTCGTCTCCATTCCTGATTTCGCCGAGCAGGTCGACCAGCCGGGAACGGTGTTCTCGGAGACCTTCACTCCCGGCGAGCGGCGCGACGCTTCGGACAAGAGTTCGTCGGCCGCGCGGCACTTGGCCGCTCGGTGGGCGGCCAAGGAGGCTGTGATCAAGGCCTGGTCGGGGTCGCGGTTCGCCCAGCGGCCCGTGTTGCCCGAAGACATCCACCGCGATATCGAGGTGGTCACCGACATGTGGGGCCGCCCGCGGGTCCGCCTGAGCGGTGAGATCGCCAAGCATCTGGCCGACGTGACCATCCACGTGTCGCTGACCCACGAGGCCGACACCGCCGCCGCGGTCGCCATCCTCGAGGCGCCCTAG
- a CDS encoding DUF2339 domain-containing protein, which yields MTESHHAVISRLSAEFEALSRQMSRVSGELKELDRVMSGAAGAPQQAPQPPPAPPPVAPPAPVAPPMAPYWQRYQHYWTPAPAAPPGPGAPPPAMSPPRFVPPPSPPTPPARKPADSESSWIGKLLAVAGVAVTLVGVVLLLVLAAEAGLLRPELRVAGGIALAGALVGVATRLRRRPGGRIGAIALASTGIAAAYLDVIAITTIYKWAPAPVGLLLAAVVGGAGLALARRWDSEHLGLLVLLPLIVLAPVITRGVDLLLVGFMLALSAAALPVQLGKDWSWMHAARVAATTVPLLAALVAMSRHDHPWLIGAACGVAAILAIASGLILLPASKNAGALAVLTAIGTMPVLAAGIAVDRMQAALLAAVLSAVMLAIVLVGHRPRIVTQIWSAWAAIAALVAVTAAFAGYLEGPVLLAMAIIVAIAGRHDAVARWIAAGFGIIGAAMFYSYAPLFVLIRATARPTSIAVSTLAASVLVVAFVVVLARAWLGVDRTQRNSDLAWILGVAGGSLVIYAVTAFTVTAGVLTGGANGGFLAGHMAATICWIGMAAGLFVYALRLAAGERRTAPITAGLVLTGAATAKLFLFDLATLDGIFRVAAFIVVGLVLLSMGAGYARSLASSSPREQT from the coding sequence ATGACCGAATCGCACCATGCTGTCATCAGTCGGCTGTCCGCGGAATTCGAGGCCTTGTCCCGACAGATGTCGCGAGTCTCGGGTGAACTCAAAGAACTCGACCGGGTGATGTCCGGTGCCGCTGGGGCCCCTCAGCAGGCGCCCCAGCCCCCGCCGGCGCCGCCTCCGGTGGCCCCACCTGCTCCGGTGGCCCCACCGATGGCCCCGTACTGGCAGCGGTATCAGCACTATTGGACACCCGCTCCGGCGGCACCACCGGGACCAGGCGCGCCCCCGCCCGCAATGTCCCCACCTCGGTTCGTCCCGCCGCCGTCGCCACCCACTCCCCCGGCTCGTAAACCGGCCGACAGTGAATCCAGCTGGATCGGCAAGTTGTTGGCGGTCGCCGGGGTCGCTGTGACGTTGGTCGGCGTGGTGTTGCTGCTCGTCCTGGCCGCCGAGGCCGGGCTGCTTCGTCCTGAGCTCCGCGTGGCCGGCGGCATCGCACTGGCTGGCGCCCTGGTGGGTGTTGCCACGCGCCTTCGCCGCCGGCCGGGTGGCCGGATCGGGGCGATCGCATTGGCCTCTACCGGCATCGCCGCGGCCTATCTCGACGTCATCGCGATCACCACCATCTACAAGTGGGCGCCGGCGCCGGTCGGACTCCTACTCGCGGCCGTGGTGGGCGGCGCTGGCCTGGCCCTGGCCCGTCGTTGGGACTCCGAGCATCTGGGGCTGCTGGTGCTTCTACCGCTGATCGTCTTGGCGCCCGTCATCACCCGCGGGGTGGACCTGCTCCTCGTCGGTTTCATGCTGGCGCTGTCCGCCGCCGCTCTGCCGGTGCAACTGGGCAAGGACTGGAGCTGGATGCACGCGGCACGCGTCGCGGCGACCACCGTTCCGCTGCTCGCTGCACTGGTTGCCATGAGTCGGCATGACCATCCGTGGCTGATCGGCGCAGCCTGCGGGGTGGCCGCCATCCTCGCCATCGCGAGCGGCTTGATCCTGTTGCCCGCCAGCAAGAACGCGGGCGCGCTGGCGGTGCTGACGGCGATCGGGACCATGCCGGTGCTGGCGGCGGGAATCGCGGTTGATCGAATGCAGGCCGCGCTGTTGGCCGCCGTCCTGTCCGCCGTCATGTTGGCGATCGTCCTGGTGGGTCACCGGCCTCGGATCGTCACCCAGATCTGGTCGGCGTGGGCGGCCATCGCCGCCCTGGTGGCCGTCACGGCCGCGTTCGCCGGCTACCTCGAGGGTCCGGTGTTGCTGGCGATGGCCATCATCGTGGCGATCGCGGGCCGCCACGATGCCGTAGCACGCTGGATAGCAGCGGGATTCGGCATCATCGGCGCCGCCATGTTCTACAGCTATGCACCCCTTTTCGTGCTGATTCGGGCCACCGCGCGGCCGACTTCGATCGCGGTGTCCACGCTGGCCGCCAGCGTGCTCGTCGTGGCGTTTGTGGTCGTGCTGGCACGCGCGTGGCTGGGTGTCGACCGCACACAACGCAATTCCGATCTCGCGTGGATTTTGGGCGTGGCCGGGGGAAGTCTCGTCATCTACGCCGTCACCGCGTTCACCGTCACCGCCGGTGTTCTGACCGGCGGAGCCAACGGTGGCTTCCTGGCCGGCCACATGGCCGCCACCATCTGCTGGATCGGGATGGCAGCCGGGTTGTTCGTCTACGCGCTGCGACTGGCCGCCGGGGAGCGCCGCACGGCGCCGATCACCGCCGGGTTGGTGCTCACCGGGGCAGCTACCGCCAAGCTGTTCCTGTTCGATCTGGCCACGTTGGACGGCATCTTCCGGGTGGCGGCGTTCATCGTCGTGGGTCTGGTGTTGCTGAGCATGGGCGCCGGCTACGCCCGCAGCCTCGCGAGCTCTTCACCTCGCGAGCAGACGTAA